Below is a genomic region from Roseovarius arcticus.
TCAGGGATCGGCATGCGGTTAAATGCGTCTAGCCCTGCGATTTTGTACGCCTCAGCAAGTGTTGGATAGTTGAACGTGTTCTGCACAAAGTAGTCCACCGTACCCTTTAAATTCAGCACAGCCTGAGCAATGTGAATCAGCTCTGTCGCGCCTTCGCCCACAATTTGCACGCCTAAAACGCGGCGGGTTTTCAGCGAAAACAGCATTTTGAGCATGCCGTGCTCCAGCCCCATGATATGGCCGCGCGACGTCTCGCGGAACCGCGCGACGCCGACCTCATAGGGGATGCCGCGCTCGTTCATTTCTTCTTCCGACATGCCGCATGTGCTGATTTCGGGCACTGAATAGATGCCATAGGGAAACCAAGGGCTTTCAGGCAAGGTCGGCGTTTCCAGCGCGTGACACGCCGCGATCCGCCCCTGTTGCAGCGAGGTAGACGCGAGGCTGGGATGGCCGATCACGTCGCCTGCGGCATAGATATGCGGCACAGACGTCTGGTACGTTTTGTGATCAACCGCAAGCCGCCCGCGATGGTCAGCCTTCAGGCCCGCCTTGTCCAGGCCCAGACGGTCGGTCGCGCCCATACGCCCGGCAGCGAACAGCAGCATGTCAGACCGCACATGGCGCCCGTTCTCTAGCGTCACCTCAACATGGCGCCCGGCATCCTCGATGCTCTCAATCGGAGAGCCTAGGCGCAAGTCGACGCCATTCTCACGGATCTGATGGGTGAAATCGTCAATCAGCGCATGGTCAATGAAATCCAAAAACGTCTCACGCGGCTCTATCAAGGTGACGCGCACGTCCAGCGCGGCGAACATGGTGGCGTATTCCACACCAATAACGCCCGCGCCAATCACCGTCAGGCTGCGCGGGATCGTCTCAAGCTTCAGAAACTCATCGCTATCCACAACCGTCGTGCCGTTGAATGGGCAACTATCGGGCCGATATGTCTTGGTTCCAGTGGCAATCAGGAACTTGTCTGCGGTCAGGCGCGTGGCTTGG
It encodes:
- the sthA gene encoding Si-specific NAD(P)(+) transhydrogenase produces the protein MQDELLDHFDLIVIGSGPSGRSAAIQAGKLKRRVLVIDRKDRLGGVSAHTGTIPSKTLRETVLNLSGWRERSFYGRSYRVKDDIGAEDLQARLHKTVDYEVDVLEHQFNRNHVETLHGLARFIGPKELEVQVDAGQATRLTADKFLIATGTKTYRPDSCPFNGTTVVDSDEFLKLETIPRSLTVIGAGVIGVEYATMFAALDVRVTLIEPRETFLDFIDHALIDDFTHQIRENGVDLRLGSPIESIEDAGRHVEVTLENGRHVRSDMLLFAAGRMGATDRLGLDKAGLKADHRGRLAVDHKTYQTSVPHIYAAGDVIGHPSLASTSLQQGRIAACHALETPTLPESPWFPYGIYSVPEISTCGMSEEEMNERGIPYEVGVARFRETSRGHIMGLEHGMLKMLFSLKTRRVLGVQIVGEGATELIHIAQAVLNLKGTVDYFVQNTFNYPTLAEAYKIAGLDAFNRMPIPEEYKVDRKKANAGAAK